One Candidatus Tectomicrobia bacterium genomic region harbors:
- a CDS encoding DegT/DnrJ/EryC1/StrS family aminotransferase — protein MNVPLMDLKAQLAGIRGEVEEAIRKVLDSVAFIQGPEVGQFEEEFAAYCEVPHAVAVGNGTDALVLALDALGVGPGDEVIVPTFTFIATAECVVHVGATPVFADVSLEDFNLDLESVREKLTPRTRAIIPVHLFGHPADMEPLMQLAGERGLAVLEDAAQAHGARYKGRRTGGLGHAATFSFYPSKNLGACGDGGMVVTRDGEVAEKLRYLRNHGSSKEDKYRHRVIGYNSRLDTLQAAILRVKLPHLDAWNEARRRWAQAYRDRLEGAEGLVPPQARPWAEHVYHLFVVRVKDRDRVAERLRAEGISAPVYYPGCLHEQEAFAGAVPPGLKLPHASRATKEVLALPLFAEMTEAQIDRVAETLRRALRG, from the coding sequence TTGAACGTCCCCTTGATGGATCTGAAGGCCCAGCTCGCGGGCATCCGGGGCGAGGTGGAGGAGGCCATCCGGAAGGTCCTGGACTCAGTGGCCTTCATCCAGGGGCCCGAGGTGGGGCAGTTCGAGGAGGAGTTCGCCGCCTACTGCGAGGTCCCCCACGCCGTCGCCGTGGGGAACGGGACGGACGCCCTCGTCCTGGCCCTCGATGCCCTGGGGGTGGGGCCGGGGGACGAGGTCATCGTCCCCACCTTCACCTTCATCGCCACGGCCGAATGCGTGGTCCATGTAGGGGCCACGCCCGTCTTCGCCGACGTGAGCCTGGAGGACTTCAACCTCGATCTTGAATCGGTCCGGGAGAAGCTCACCCCGAGGACCCGGGCCATCATCCCGGTCCACCTCTTCGGCCACCCGGCCGACATGGAACCCCTGATGCAGCTCGCGGGTGAGCGCGGGCTGGCCGTCCTGGAGGACGCCGCCCAGGCCCACGGCGCCCGCTACAAGGGAAGAAGGACCGGCGGGCTGGGCCACGCCGCCACCTTCAGCTTCTATCCCTCGAAGAACCTGGGCGCCTGCGGCGACGGGGGCATGGTGGTGACCCGGGACGGAGAGGTGGCCGAAAAGCTCCGCTACCTCCGCAACCACGGGAGCTCCAAGGAGGACAAGTACCGCCACAGGGTGATCGGCTACAACAGCCGCCTCGATACCCTGCAGGCGGCCATCCTGCGGGTGAAGCTCCCCCATCTGGACGCGTGGAACGAGGCGCGCAGGCGCTGGGCCCAGGCCTACCGGGATCGCCTGGAGGGTGCCGAGGGGCTCGTGCCTCCACAGGCGCGCCCGTGGGCCGAGCACGTCTACCACCTCTTCGTGGTCCGGGTGAAGGACCGGGACCGCGTCGCCGAGCGGCTGCGGGCCGAGGGGATCTCCGCCCCCGTCTACTATCCGGGCTGCCTGCACGAGCAGGAGGCCTTCGCTGGAGCCGTCCCGCCCGGCCTAAAGCTCCCTCATGCCTCCCGGGCCACGAAAGAGG